From the Streptomyces nigrescens genome, one window contains:
- a CDS encoding aminoglycoside phosphotransferase has translation MVTMRMHWDDLPTATRDAVAARTGPIYATASSDKGLNSELAATLDTRAGRVFVKGLRCDHPRAWTQEREATINPYVAPLAPRLLWRINDGEWHLLGFEHLDGRPAEYAPGSDDLPLVAEAIITLSGVHAPSDVELKQIEQRFADYVDHPDDAALLRGDTVLHTDWTPDNVLIVGNVARIVDWAWPTRGAAWIDAACWVVWLVAAGHAPEDAELWAAKTPAWSTAPARALDVFAAAQQRLWAGIASDSPEVAWKRKIADAAQQWLTYRQA, from the coding sequence GTGGTGACCATGAGAATGCATTGGGATGACCTACCGACTGCCACTCGCGACGCAGTCGCCGCCCGTACCGGCCCGATCTACGCAACGGCCAGCAGCGACAAAGGGCTGAACAGCGAGCTCGCCGCCACCCTCGACACGCGCGCCGGCCGCGTCTTCGTCAAGGGGCTGCGCTGCGATCACCCTCGCGCGTGGACTCAAGAGCGCGAGGCCACCATTAACCCCTACGTCGCTCCCCTCGCCCCGCGCCTGCTGTGGCGCATCAACGATGGCGAGTGGCACCTGCTCGGGTTCGAGCACCTCGACGGACGCCCCGCCGAGTACGCCCCGGGCAGCGACGACCTGCCGCTCGTCGCCGAGGCAATCATCACGCTTTCCGGCGTCCACGCCCCCAGCGACGTCGAGCTTAAACAGATCGAGCAGCGATTCGCCGACTACGTCGACCACCCCGACGACGCCGCACTGCTGCGCGGCGACACCGTCCTGCATACCGACTGGACGCCCGACAACGTCCTGATCGTGGGCAACGTCGCGCGCATCGTGGATTGGGCATGGCCTACCCGTGGCGCGGCGTGGATCGACGCCGCATGTTGGGTGGTCTGGCTCGTCGCTGCCGGACACGCCCCGGAAGACGCCGAGCTGTGGGCCGCTAAGACTCCGGCGTGGTCCACCGCGCCGGCGCGCGCTCTCGACGTGTTCGCCGCCGCGCAGCAACGGCTCTGGGCCGGTATCGCCTCGGACTCCCCCGAGGTCGCGTGGAAACGGAAGATCGCCGACGCCGCGCAGCAGTGGCTCACCTACCGGCAAGCCTGA
- a CDS encoding phosphoribosyltransferase has protein sequence MSDVRENLTYEKFGDAVRELAQTIADDGFEPDVVLSIARGGVFVAGGLAYALDCKNIHLVNVEFYTGVGQTLEMPVMLAPVPNAIDFSNKKVLIADDVADTGKTLKLVHDFCLDAVAEVRSAVIYEKSHSLVKCEYVWKRTDDWINFPWSVQPPVVRRDGQVLDA, from the coding sequence ATGAGCGATGTACGCGAAAACCTGACCTACGAGAAGTTCGGCGACGCGGTGCGCGAGCTCGCCCAGACGATTGCCGACGATGGGTTCGAGCCGGACGTCGTGCTGAGCATCGCGCGGGGCGGCGTGTTCGTCGCCGGCGGGCTGGCGTATGCCCTCGACTGCAAGAACATTCATCTTGTCAACGTCGAGTTTTACACGGGAGTTGGTCAGACTCTCGAAATGCCGGTTATGTTGGCCCCCGTACCGAACGCGATTGATTTTTCGAATAAGAAAGTCCTGATCGCGGATGACGTGGCCGATACAGGAAAGACTCTGAAGCTCGTGCACGACTTTTGCCTCGATGCTGTAGCCGAGGTTAGGTCCGCAGTGATTTATGAGAAGTCGCACAGCCTCGTCAAGTGCGAATACGTGTGGAAGCGCACGGATGATTGGATTAATTTCCCCTGGTCAGTTCAACCGCCCGTCGTACGCCGCGACGGACAGGTGCTCGACGCCTGA
- a CDS encoding phosphoribosyltransferase: MSDVRENLTYERFGGAIRELAQTIADDGYEPDVVLSIARGGVFVAGGLAYALDCKNIHLVNVEFYTGVGTTLVVPRKRRCSHHRDSLGMTFVAPSKSQCAAPSRRSRSISRPGARCRAMAPVRGGAHGHACGRI, from the coding sequence GTGAGTGACGTGCGGGAGAACCTGACGTACGAGCGGTTCGGCGGGGCGATCCGTGAGCTGGCGCAGACGATCGCCGATGACGGGTACGAGCCCGATGTCGTGCTGTCGATCGCCCGCGGCGGCGTCTTTGTCGCAGGGGGTCTGGCGTACGCGCTGGACTGCAAGAACATCCACCTGGTGAATGTGGAGTTCTACACCGGGGTGGGGACCACCCTGGTTGTCCCGCGCAAGAGGCGGTGTAGCCATCACCGGGACTCGCTCGGGATGACGTTCGTGGCGCCGAGTAAATCACAATGCGCGGCGCCTAGCCGTAGGTCTCGCTCGATCTCTCGCCCGGGGGCCCGGTGCCGTGCGATGGCGCCCGTCCGAGGCGGTGCCCACGGGCACGCCTGCGGCCGTATCTGA
- a CDS encoding Yip1 family protein translates to MGRGRDARPAQNGQQGQQGQQAPYGQQGPYGQQPPSPPGQWQPAPQQYGGGPQGQPQPHGQYGEPEYFGDGAYEPQQQSYAPYANDNNPGHTQQFSVGDAPDAYGAPAGQYDGGSDQYGAGDTYRAGQTSAPPAGPRLQWKQLLSGIVLRPDATFWQMRDHQVWAPALIVTFVYGVLAVFGFDKAREDVLNATLSNIIPWVLITAVMFIVGSLILGAVTHTMARQLGGDGAWQPTIGLAMLIMTISDAPRLLFAMFLGGDSTLVQVLGWLTWLATGYLLTSMVSKSHDLPWPKALGAAAIQLVALLALVKLGTL, encoded by the coding sequence ATGGGTCGCGGACGGGATGCCCGCCCCGCGCAGAACGGACAGCAGGGGCAGCAGGGGCAGCAGGCTCCGTACGGGCAGCAAGGGCCGTACGGGCAGCAGCCCCCCTCGCCGCCTGGGCAATGGCAGCCGGCACCGCAGCAGTACGGCGGCGGACCGCAGGGGCAGCCGCAGCCGCACGGGCAGTACGGCGAGCCCGAGTACTTCGGCGACGGTGCCTATGAGCCCCAGCAGCAGTCCTACGCACCGTATGCGAACGACAACAACCCTGGTCACACCCAGCAGTTCAGCGTCGGCGACGCCCCGGACGCCTACGGCGCGCCGGCCGGCCAGTACGACGGCGGCTCCGACCAGTACGGGGCGGGCGACACCTACCGCGCCGGCCAGACCAGCGCGCCCCCGGCCGGCCCCCGGCTGCAGTGGAAGCAGCTGCTGTCCGGCATCGTGCTGCGCCCCGACGCCACGTTCTGGCAGATGCGCGACCACCAGGTGTGGGCCCCGGCGCTGATCGTCACCTTCGTCTACGGCGTGCTCGCGGTCTTCGGCTTCGACAAGGCCCGCGAGGATGTGCTGAACGCCACCCTCTCCAACATCATCCCGTGGGTGCTGATCACCGCGGTGATGTTCATCGTCGGCAGCCTGATCCTGGGCGCGGTCACCCACACCATGGCCCGCCAGCTCGGCGGTGACGGTGCCTGGCAGCCGACCATCGGCCTGGCCATGCTGATCATGACGATCTCGGACGCGCCCCGGCTGCTGTTCGCGATGTTCCTCGGCGGCGACAGCACCCTGGTCCAGGTCCTGGGCTGGCTGACCTGGCTCGCCACCGGCTATCTGCTCACCTCCATGGTCAGCAAGTCGCACGACCTGCCGTGGCCCAAGGCGCTCGGCGCCGCCGCGATCCAGCTGGTCGCGCTGCTCGCCCTGGTGAAGCTCGGCACCCTGTAG
- a CDS encoding DUF397 domain-containing protein translates to MNSEIKWQKSSFSGGGGEQCLELAEVAGEILVRESDDPGVIVKTTQAKLRAFVLGAKNGEFDHLFS, encoded by the coding sequence ATGAACAGCGAAATCAAGTGGCAGAAGTCGAGCTTCTCCGGTGGCGGCGGTGAGCAGTGCCTCGAATTGGCCGAGGTCGCCGGCGAGATCCTCGTACGCGAGAGCGACGACCCCGGCGTGATCGTGAAGACGACGCAAGCCAAGCTGCGCGCGTTCGTCCTCGGCGCGAAGAACGGTGAGTTCGACCACCTTTTCAGCTAG
- a CDS encoding recombinase family protein yields MREQLDASQADADRLGVGIVEDFVDDDRSASRFRDREREEFERMIEWIEAGKLDIVFVWASTRLQRELDVYVLSTTRPTCDACNH; encoded by the coding sequence GTGCGCGAGCAACTCGACGCCTCGCAGGCTGACGCCGACCGCCTCGGCGTGGGCATCGTCGAAGACTTCGTAGACGATGACCGCTCGGCTTCTCGCTTCCGCGACCGCGAGCGCGAAGAGTTCGAGCGCATGATCGAGTGGATTGAGGCTGGAAAGCTCGACATCGTTTTCGTGTGGGCGTCGACTCGGCTTCAGCGCGAGTTGGACGTATACGTACTGAGCACCACGCGACCCACCTGCGATGCCTGCAATCACTGA
- the dcd gene encoding dCTP deaminase: protein MLLSDKDIRAEIDAGRVRIDPYEESMVQPSSIDVRLDRYFRVFENHRYPHIDPAVEQSDLTREVVPEGDEAFILHPGEFVLASTYEVITLPDDLASRLEGKSSLGRLGLLTHSTAGFIDPGFSGHVTLELSNVATLPIKLWPGMKIGQLCMFRLTSPTEHPYGSEKYGSRYQGQRGPTPSRSFKNFHRTQV from the coding sequence GTGCTTCTCTCAGACAAGGACATCCGGGCCGAGATCGATGCTGGTCGGGTGCGTATCGACCCCTACGAAGAGTCGATGGTGCAGCCGTCCAGCATCGACGTGCGGCTCGACCGCTATTTCCGGGTGTTCGAGAATCACCGCTATCCGCACATCGACCCCGCCGTCGAGCAGTCCGACCTGACCCGTGAGGTCGTGCCCGAGGGCGATGAGGCGTTCATCCTGCACCCGGGCGAGTTCGTGCTCGCCTCGACGTACGAGGTCATCACGCTGCCCGACGACCTCGCGTCCCGGCTCGAGGGAAAGAGCTCGCTGGGGCGGCTGGGGCTGCTGACGCATTCGACCGCCGGGTTCATCGACCCGGGGTTCAGCGGGCATGTGACGCTGGAGCTGAGCAATGTCGCCACGCTGCCGATCAAGCTGTGGCCGGGCATGAAGATCGGGCAGCTGTGCATGTTCCGGCTGACCTCGCCGACGGAGCACCCGTATGGCAGTGAGAAGTACGGCTCCCGTTACCAGGGGCAGCGCGGTCCGACGCCGTCCCGTTCGTTCAAGAACTTCCACCGCACGCAGGTATGA
- a CDS encoding GNAT family N-acetyltransferase: protein MNTDTGRATADDPSTLVRPAPRQTPPAPPVTVRLALPTDAPAIAAVHQASRQATMPYLPPQRRTHAEVTRWIREIVLPQCHTLVAVRGTALLGYASLQGELLEQLYLRPEVRRTGIGSLLLAEARRLRPDGLYLHVFQLNTDARAFYAHHGFRVVEVNDGSANMENLPDLTLRWTPAPGPRPPRGTP, encoded by the coding sequence ATGAACACAGACACGGGCAGGGCCACGGCCGACGATCCGAGCACCCTGGTACGCCCCGCACCCCGCCAGACGCCGCCCGCCCCGCCCGTCACGGTCCGGCTCGCCCTCCCCACCGACGCCCCCGCGATCGCCGCCGTCCACCAGGCGTCACGGCAAGCCACCATGCCCTACCTGCCGCCCCAGCGCCGTACCCACGCAGAGGTCACCCGCTGGATACGGGAGATCGTGCTGCCGCAGTGTCACACCCTCGTCGCCGTCCGTGGCACGGCGCTCCTCGGCTATGCGTCCCTGCAGGGCGAGCTGCTCGAACAGCTCTACCTCCGCCCGGAGGTCCGGCGCACCGGCATCGGCTCCCTCCTCCTCGCCGAGGCGCGACGGCTCCGCCCCGACGGCCTGTACCTGCATGTCTTCCAACTCAACACCGATGCAAGGGCGTTCTACGCCCACCACGGCTTCCGGGTCGTGGAGGTCAACGACGGCAGCGCCAACATGGAGAACCTGCCGGATCTCACCCTCCGCTGGACACCGGCCCCCGGCCCCCGGCCCCCTCGGGGAACCCCCTAG
- a CDS encoding ricin-type beta-trefoil lectin domain protein: MVCTVAAGGASAAPGATGGTAAAGATAAKPLAPELEKIRAQEADRLYGDPAQRPLGERKTSLISLGDSEISGEGVGTYESGTDGPDNWCHRSPDSAIHRTGIAAEVTYNAACSGAGTGNIVIGGSKQYADELVQSDSLAIAARNTRLKMVLLVAGANDDLQFGPVMTDCVTRWFLLQGTCEPKYQPGWQARVDGLVPKVGKTVGDLRTVMRDAGYADGDYRLVVMSYPSPIGPDVEDNPRYPGKLPGGCTGYTSDAGWGRNAAVPAFEKGVRKAARDSGATYLDASRLFHGHEVCMEETWARGLYVNLSNPFPPNSNSVRQSFHPNARGHGAFASCLTQLYASGLREASCADPASTGQPKLYPGAWDDAYRPLKNAATGSCVDATGGASRNGTAVGGWDCHGQRNQGWWYDEGQRSLHVELTQDRCLDVPGARYTAGAGLVLWNCSGAANQQFVRADGGTLRPAAAPSLCLTLAGAKEPLRLQACDGSAGQRFA, encoded by the coding sequence ATGGTGTGCACCGTGGCGGCGGGCGGGGCGAGCGCCGCCCCCGGGGCCACGGGCGGCACGGCGGCCGCCGGCGCCACGGCCGCCAAGCCGCTGGCGCCCGAGCTGGAGAAGATCCGGGCCCAGGAGGCGGACCGGCTCTACGGGGACCCGGCCCAGCGGCCCCTAGGGGAGCGCAAGACCTCGTTGATCTCGCTGGGGGACAGCGAGATCTCGGGGGAGGGCGTCGGGACGTACGAGTCGGGGACGGACGGTCCGGACAACTGGTGTCACCGGTCGCCGGACTCGGCGATCCACCGGACCGGGATCGCGGCGGAGGTGACGTACAACGCCGCCTGCTCGGGCGCGGGAACCGGCAACATCGTGATCGGCGGCAGCAAGCAGTACGCCGACGAGCTGGTGCAGAGCGACAGCCTCGCCATCGCGGCCCGTAACACCCGGCTGAAGATGGTGCTCCTGGTGGCCGGCGCCAATGACGATCTGCAGTTCGGGCCGGTGATGACGGACTGTGTCACCCGCTGGTTCCTGCTGCAGGGCACCTGCGAGCCGAAGTACCAGCCGGGCTGGCAGGCACGGGTCGACGGGCTGGTGCCGAAGGTCGGGAAGACGGTCGGCGATCTGCGGACCGTGATGCGGGACGCCGGCTACGCGGACGGCGACTACCGGCTCGTGGTGATGTCGTATCCGAGCCCGATCGGGCCGGATGTCGAGGACAACCCGCGGTATCCGGGGAAGCTGCCGGGCGGCTGCACGGGCTACACCTCCGACGCGGGCTGGGGGCGCAATGCCGCCGTGCCGGCCTTCGAGAAGGGGGTGCGGAAGGCCGCGCGGGACTCCGGCGCGACCTATCTGGACGCCTCGCGGCTGTTCCACGGGCACGAGGTGTGCATGGAGGAGACCTGGGCCCGCGGGCTGTATGTGAACCTCTCCAACCCCTTCCCGCCGAACTCGAATTCGGTGCGGCAGTCCTTCCATCCCAACGCCCGCGGGCACGGCGCGTTCGCCTCGTGTCTGACCCAGCTCTACGCGTCAGGGCTGCGCGAGGCGTCCTGCGCCGATCCGGCGAGCACCGGGCAGCCGAAGCTGTACCCGGGCGCCTGGGACGACGCCTACCGGCCGCTGAAGAACGCCGCGACGGGGAGCTGTGTCGATGCGACCGGGGGCGCCAGCCGTAATGGCACGGCGGTCGGCGGCTGGGACTGCCACGGGCAGCGCAACCAGGGCTGGTGGTACGACGAGGGGCAGCGGTCGCTGCATGTGGAGCTGACCCAGGACCGGTGCCTGGACGTGCCGGGCGCGCGGTACACGGCCGGGGCCGGGCTGGTGCTGTGGAACTGCTCGGGCGCGGCCAACCAGCAGTTCGTACGGGCCGACGGCGGCACGCTCCGGCCGGCCGCGGCGCCCTCGCTGTGCCTGACGCTGGCCGGGGCGAAGGAACCGCTGCGGCTGCAGGCGTGCGACGGATCGGCCGGGCAGCGGTTCGCCTGA
- a CDS encoding excisionase family DNA-binding protein — MPSSCAPERYLTIPEVAERLGTTERFPRRLVAERRIAFVKVGRHVRIAESVLAAYIAARTVQPARGLRSGYGQAA, encoded by the coding sequence ATGCCTTCTTCCTGCGCGCCCGAGCGCTATCTGACCATCCCCGAGGTCGCCGAACGCCTCGGCACCACGGAGCGATTCCCCCGCCGCCTCGTCGCTGAACGTCGCATCGCCTTCGTCAAGGTCGGGCGGCACGTCCGCATCGCCGAAAGCGTGCTCGCCGCCTATATAGCGGCCCGCACCGTTCAGCCGGCACGAGGGCTTCGCTCCGGCTACGGCCAGGCCGCCTGA
- a CDS encoding DUF5753 domain-containing protein yields MGVDSASARVGRIRTEHHATHLRCLQSLTFPGVLQTEDYAHALFAGVIPALPDDEVQARVEHRMKRRNILERENPPQFEAIVFEAALRMRVGGRKVARDQLEYVLSASERPGITLRVIPFTSEDFIEVTQTVMYARGVVTQLDTVHIDTPFGGGFLDAAADLNRYRTLLDLAEQAALTPEESRSFIHHVAREL; encoded by the coding sequence GTGGGCGTCGACTCGGCTTCAGCGCGAGTTGGACGTATACGTACTGAGCACCACGCGACCCACCTGCGATGCCTGCAATCACTGACGTTCCCTGGCGTCCTCCAGACTGAGGACTACGCGCACGCGCTGTTCGCCGGCGTGATTCCGGCCCTTCCTGACGACGAGGTGCAGGCTCGGGTCGAGCACCGCATGAAGCGGCGCAACATCCTTGAGCGTGAGAACCCACCACAGTTCGAGGCGATCGTTTTCGAGGCCGCTCTACGCATGAGGGTGGGCGGGCGAAAGGTCGCCCGCGATCAACTCGAATACGTGTTGTCCGCGTCCGAGCGCCCCGGGATTACCCTGCGAGTGATTCCGTTCACGAGCGAGGACTTTATCGAGGTCACACAAACAGTGATGTATGCACGCGGTGTCGTGACGCAGCTCGACACTGTCCATATCGACACCCCGTTCGGCGGCGGATTCCTTGATGCAGCCGCGGACCTAAATCGATACCGCACACTGCTCGACCTCGCCGAACAGGCAGCACTGACCCCCGAAGAGTCGCGAAGTTTTATTCACCACGTCGCACGAGAACTGTGA
- a CDS encoding helix-turn-helix domain-containing protein produces the protein MTEHDWQGRLTQQVADAVRDYRKLRGLSAQGLADACAALGHAIPRTSIANLENGRRSGVEIAELLVFAKALGVPPIALLLPIGMAGSVEVLPGQELPIWDAVSWITAETLIGEEPEPGTVKEVIFELRAHAQAISTLRRAIEFAEEARRGANLIRDPQQRARNDGMLEGLGDYTRGYAQDVREFRARLRVRGIEPPTLPEDLKYLDAPE, from the coding sequence ATGACGGAGCACGACTGGCAGGGCCGACTGACGCAACAGGTGGCCGACGCGGTACGCGACTACCGCAAGCTGCGAGGGCTGAGTGCCCAGGGCCTCGCTGATGCCTGCGCGGCACTTGGCCATGCGATCCCCCGCACTTCGATCGCCAACCTCGAAAACGGGCGCCGTTCCGGAGTCGAGATTGCGGAACTGCTGGTCTTCGCCAAGGCGCTGGGCGTTCCTCCCATCGCGCTGCTCCTGCCCATCGGGATGGCCGGCTCGGTCGAGGTGCTCCCCGGCCAGGAGCTGCCGATCTGGGACGCGGTGTCCTGGATCACTGCCGAGACCCTGATCGGCGAGGAGCCCGAACCGGGCACCGTCAAGGAGGTCATTTTCGAGCTCCGGGCGCACGCGCAGGCCATCAGCACGCTGCGCAGAGCCATCGAGTTCGCCGAGGAGGCCCGTCGGGGCGCCAACTTGATCCGTGACCCGCAGCAGCGCGCCCGCAATGACGGCATGCTGGAGGGCTTGGGGGACTACACCCGCGGCTATGCCCAGGACGTACGCGAATTCCGCGCGAGGCTGCGCGTCCGCGGCATCGAACCCCCCACCCTTCCCGAGGACTTGAAGTACCTCGACGCTCCTGAGTAG
- a CDS encoding tyrosine-type recombinase/integrase encodes MMARKPQRRREFGNVRQTESGRFQARYWAPDGKRRYAPKTFETKTEATTWLALTQADIERKHWTDPDAGAVNFEVFAAKWVNERGLAATTEDLYTRLLARHIVPTFGTWDLDGIQPSDVRVWRAERLKATNGAKTTVAKSYRLLKAILQTAVDDDLLKSNPCRIKGAGKEEADERDVAEVEQVYALAEAIGPRWRIMIFLGAFASLRPEELAELRRSDIDVDEGVVWIRRAAPELTNGKKVIGDPKSRAGKRAVYLPDFIVPELHRHLQWFAEKEPDGLLIVGERGAALRRSSFGRKWRKARIAVGLPDNFRFYDLRHTGNTLAADSGAKLKDLMVRAGQSSPKAQLIYQHSKKKHQRKLAKSIDAEVRQQRREAAERQAEKRKRSG; translated from the coding sequence CTGATGGCGCGCAAGCCGCAGCGGCGGCGTGAATTCGGCAATGTACGCCAGACCGAGTCGGGGCGCTTCCAGGCCCGTTACTGGGCTCCGGACGGCAAGCGGCGCTACGCGCCGAAGACGTTCGAGACCAAGACGGAGGCAACGACCTGGCTCGCACTGACCCAGGCCGATATTGAACGCAAGCACTGGACTGACCCCGACGCCGGCGCGGTCAACTTCGAGGTCTTCGCAGCGAAGTGGGTCAACGAACGCGGCCTCGCAGCGACCACCGAGGACTTGTACACCCGCCTGCTCGCCAGGCACATCGTGCCCACGTTCGGCACCTGGGACCTGGACGGGATCCAACCGTCGGATGTGCGCGTCTGGCGAGCCGAGCGGCTGAAGGCAACCAATGGTGCGAAGACGACGGTGGCCAAGTCCTACCGCCTGCTGAAGGCCATCCTTCAAACAGCGGTCGACGACGATCTCCTCAAGAGCAACCCATGCCGCATCAAGGGCGCCGGCAAGGAGGAGGCCGACGAACGCGACGTCGCCGAGGTCGAACAGGTCTATGCGCTGGCCGAAGCCATCGGACCTCGCTGGCGCATCATGATCTTCCTCGGTGCTTTCGCGTCCCTGCGTCCCGAAGAACTCGCGGAGCTGCGTCGCAGCGACATTGACGTCGACGAGGGTGTGGTGTGGATAAGGCGCGCCGCGCCGGAGCTCACCAACGGCAAGAAAGTGATCGGCGATCCGAAGTCGAGGGCGGGCAAGCGCGCGGTGTACCTGCCCGACTTCATCGTGCCCGAGCTGCACCGCCACCTTCAGTGGTTCGCGGAGAAGGAGCCGGACGGACTCCTCATCGTGGGTGAGCGAGGGGCCGCTCTGCGACGGTCCTCTTTCGGGCGCAAGTGGCGCAAGGCGCGCATCGCGGTGGGACTGCCGGACAACTTCCGCTTCTACGATCTGCGCCACACCGGCAACACCCTGGCGGCTGACTCCGGCGCGAAGCTCAAGGACCTCATGGTCCGCGCGGGCCAGTCCAGCCCGAAGGCTCAGCTGATCTACCAACACTCCAAGAAGAAGCACCAGCGCAAGCTCGCGAAGAGCATCGACGCCGAGGTGCGCCAGCAACGCCGGGAGGCAGCCGAGCGCCAGGCGGAGAAGCGCAAGCGCTCCGGGTGA
- a CDS encoding radical SAM protein, which translates to MHAPTRTHDLIVSPFLDEYLVLRPGDVSGVKIKGHHYLELQQRAHTEAPLPAWLHSAARRRWGLNLADRPVRESLLIRDPSPYGHGRASYEVNNGCNWACDHCVYGAKRHEGLAWSARARLLRILRDAGVLWVELGGGEATIDKHFPETYALAYDLGMMVEILTNGSTLFRPHMLDLLTNRPPYRVTLSVYGATEDTFDRFTNRRGAFKKFMRGLAAAREAGLPLSLSVVITEKNAHEAPAMRALAERFASRVREYTHMSPTFTGDSEPLAQQAPEYLHNRTPFTGCDAGHTSLNVNPFGLATVCKVSRDHPIPLLKEGVAGLARLGGISDRALQRHSGCSGCALQKTCTTCMPLVNLYRKAGSSLDRYCQHA; encoded by the coding sequence ATGCACGCGCCCACGCGCACGCACGATCTGATCGTTAGTCCGTTCCTCGACGAGTACCTCGTGTTACGCCCGGGCGACGTAAGCGGCGTGAAGATCAAGGGGCATCACTACTTGGAGTTGCAGCAACGCGCGCACACCGAGGCGCCCTTACCCGCCTGGCTTCACAGCGCCGCGCGCCGCCGATGGGGACTCAACCTCGCCGACCGTCCGGTGCGCGAGTCGCTGCTCATACGCGACCCCTCGCCGTACGGGCACGGCCGCGCCTCGTACGAGGTGAACAACGGGTGCAACTGGGCTTGCGACCACTGCGTGTACGGGGCCAAGCGGCACGAGGGCCTCGCGTGGTCAGCCCGCGCGCGACTGCTGCGCATCCTCCGTGACGCCGGCGTTCTCTGGGTCGAGCTCGGCGGCGGCGAGGCCACCATCGACAAGCACTTTCCCGAGACGTACGCGCTCGCCTACGACCTCGGCATGATGGTGGAGATCCTCACGAACGGGTCGACTCTGTTCCGCCCGCACATGCTCGACCTGCTCACCAACCGGCCCCCCTACCGCGTGACGCTCAGCGTCTACGGCGCCACCGAGGACACGTTCGACCGCTTCACTAACCGGCGCGGCGCCTTCAAGAAGTTCATGCGTGGGTTGGCCGCTGCGCGCGAGGCCGGCCTGCCTCTGTCTCTCAGCGTGGTCATCACCGAGAAGAACGCGCACGAGGCACCCGCCATGCGAGCACTCGCCGAACGGTTCGCCTCCCGCGTCCGCGAGTACACGCACATGTCACCTACGTTCACCGGCGACTCGGAACCGCTCGCGCAGCAGGCACCCGAGTACCTGCACAACCGAACGCCTTTCACCGGATGCGACGCCGGCCACACGTCCTTGAACGTGAACCCTTTCGGTCTGGCGACCGTCTGCAAAGTCTCCCGCGATCACCCGATTCCACTCCTGAAAGAGGGGGTCGCGGGTCTTGCCCGGCTCGGGGGTATCTCCGACCGAGCGCTACAGCGTCACAGCGGTTGCAGTGGCTGCGCTCTACAGAAGACGTGCACCACCTGTATGCCGCTCGTGAACCTGTACCGCAAGGCCGGCTCGTCCCTGGATCGGTACTGCCAGCACGCATAA